In Alosa sapidissima isolate fAloSap1 chromosome 4, fAloSap1.pri, whole genome shotgun sequence, the following are encoded in one genomic region:
- the LOC121706948 gene encoding WD repeat-containing protein 53-like: protein MTQTIKPADIATVRKLGKPPHLIMRIMDAVLILSPAAPGLLYVPHGEAVSVLDPRNLKEPVEHLSGIGEDEINGLSFNDTGTMLAAGDDSGAVRIVEVQNGKVVRTLRRHTNICSSVAFRPQRPQSLVSAGLDMQVLLWNLQKTRPLWAVDLQDSHEQAEQAGRPGQLFNPPLAHCPSTEDGRLHLLRVGTGSHLDHQGALQGHSQGASQAHFVLPHPYWLLSAGNDGLVALWDVSAHACPPEAKASNSSRPPASRRKARIRPKGRLPPATATPLGEEHAGGPESAAAGEGVCEGAEAGVCGAGPGTQESTGPALSFTHTDKVNWVCPALLQGTPSVVVADQSADLYVYPLTL, encoded by the exons ACTATAAAGCCGGCGGACATCGCCACAGTGCGGAAGCTGGGGAAGCCGCCTCACCTGATCATGCGCATCATGGACGCAGTGCTGATCCTCTCCCCAGCGGCGCCCGGCCTCCTGTACGTACCGCACGGGGAGGCGGTGAGTGTGTTGGACCCCAGGAACCTGAAAGAGCCCGTAGAGCATCTGAGCGGAATCGGTGAAGATGAGATTAACGGGCTGTCGTTCAACGATACGGGCACCATGCTGGCTGCGGGTGACGACTCGGGCGCCGTGAGGATCGTGGAGGTGCAGAACGGGAAAGTTGTCCGCACGCtgcgcagacacacaaacatctgcTCATCTGTCGCCTTCCGACCGCAAAGACCGCAAAGCCTGGTGTCTGCTGGACTCGACATGcag gtgctGCTGTGGAACCTGCAGAAGACTCGGCCGCTGTGGGCAGTGGACCTGCAGGACTCCCATGAGCAGGCGGAACAGGCGGGTCGTCCCGGTCAGCTGTTCAACCCCCCGCTGGCCCACTGCCCATCCA CCGAGGACGGCCGTCTGCACCTGCTGCGCGTGGGCACAGGGTCTCATCTGGACCACCAGGGGGCGCTACAGGGCCACAGCCAGGGCGCCTCGCAGGCCCACTTCGTCCTGCCGCACCCCTACTGGCTGCTCTCCGCCGGCAACGACGGCCTGGTGGCCCTGTGGGACGTCAGCGCTCACGCGTGCCCCCCGGAGGCCAAGGCCAGCAACAGCAGCCGACCGCCAGCCAGCCGCAGGAAAGCCAGAATCAGGCCGAAGGGCCGACTCCCACCAGCCACAGCCACGCCCCTGGGGGAGGAGCATGCAGGAGGCCCAGAGAGTGCAGCCgcgggggagggtgtgtgtgagggggccgaggcgggtgtgtgtggggcaggccCAGGGACACAGGAGAGTACCGGACCCGCTCTCAGCttcacacacacggacaaagTGAACTGGGTCTGCCCCGCCCTGCTCCAGGGCACACCCAGCGTGGTGGTGGCCGACCAGAGCGCCGATCTATACGTGTACCCCCTGACCCTCTAG